In the Festucalex cinctus isolate MCC-2025b chromosome 10, RoL_Fcin_1.0, whole genome shotgun sequence genome, one interval contains:
- the foxd3 gene encoding forkhead box protein D3: MTLSGGSERASDMSGQTVLTAEDVDIDVVGEGDDECMERDSDCSDSPGGGILHDLRDDDDIEVDKEEMRSGDGSPCCESSGEGETGAGKGDEQSATPGGPLQKPKSSLVKPPYSYIALITMSILQSPQKKLTLSGICEFISNRFPYYREKFPAWQNSIRHNLSLNDCFVKIPREPGNPGKGNYWTLDPASEDMFDNGSFLRRRKRFKRVQPDVLRDQTALMMQSFGAYGLGGPYGRHYGIHPAAYSHPAALQYPYIPPVGPMLPPGVPLLSSAELNRKAFNSQLSPGLQLQLSSLSTASMIKSEPSSRPSFSIENIIGVSSSSSSTVGSAQAFLRPPVTVQSALLSAQSLSLTRTSAAIAPILSVPSSILSGHVLPAGTAATVSKWPSQ, encoded by the coding sequence ATGACCCTGTCTGGAGGCAGCGAAAGAGCCAGCGACATGTCCGGCCAGACGGTGCTCACAGCCGAGGACGTGGACATCGACGTGGTGGGCGAGGGGGACGACGAGTGCATGGAGCGGGACAGCGACTGCAGCGACAGTCCCGGGGGAGGCATCCTGCACGACCTCCGGGATGATGACGACATCGAGGTGGACAAAGAGGAGATGAGGTCCGGTGACGGGAGTCCGTGCTGCGAGAGTTCCGGCGAAGGCGAGACCGGCGCCGGGAAGGGAGACGAGCAGAGCGCCACGCCGGGAGGTCCACTCCAGAAGCCCAAAAGCAGTCTGGTGAAGCCGCCGTATTCTTACATCGCGCTCATCACCATGTCCATCCTCCAGAGCCCGCAGAAGAAGCTCACCCTCAGCGGCATCTGCGAGTTCATCAGCAACCGCTTCCCATACTACCGAGAGAAGTTCCCGGCGTGGCAAAACTCCATCCGCCACAACTTGTCGCTCAACGACTGCTTCGTCAAGATCCCACGGGAGCCCGGTAACCCTGGGAAGGGGAACTACTGGACCCTGGACCCGGCTTCGGAGGACATGTTCGACAACGGCAGCTTCCTCAGGAGGAGGAAAAGGTTCAAAAGAGTTCAACCGGACGTGCTCAGGGACCAGACTGCTCTCATGATGCAAAGTTTCGGCGCCTACGGGCTCGGTGGCCCCTATGGGCGGCACTACGGCATCCACCCGGCCGCGTATTCCCACCCAGCGGCTTTGCAATACCCCTACATCCCTCCCGTGGGGCCCATGCTGCCCCCGGGCGTCCCTTTACTGTCCTCGGCCGAGTTGAACCGCAAAGCGTTCAACTCCCAGCTCAGCCCGGGCCTGCAACTGCAGCTCAGCAGTCTGAGCACGGCGTCCATGATCAAGTCCGAGCCGTCCAGCAGACCCTCGTTCAGCATAGAGAACATTATCGGGGTGTCCAGCTCGTCGTCGTCCACGGTGGGGTCGGCGCAGGCCTTCCTGCGGCCTCCGGTGACCGTTCAGTCGGCCCTGCTGAGCGCTCAGTCCCTCTCCCTGACCCGGACCTCCGCCGCCATCGCCCCCATCCTCAGTGTACCTTCCAGTATTCTTTCTGGACACGTTTTACCGGCAGGCACGGCGGCCACGGTGTCCAAATGGCCGTCACAGTGA